In Phycisphaerae bacterium RAS1, the genomic window GGCGGCGGAGCCGGTCATCAGTCGATGGGGGCAGCAGCCGGGGATCGGGCTTTTCGATCGGTATCGGTGGCTCGCCGCGGTGGAACGGTAGTTTTCGTAGGGTCCGCTGTGCGGACCAATTTCGTCTTGTCCGCACAGCGGACCCTACGGACTTGTTCGCACAGCGGACCCCACGAACCCGCTACCGTTCGACCTCAACCACCACCACTGTCACATCATCCGCCGGATGCAGCGATCCTTCCTGCCGGTCGAGGTGATCGCCGATGCTGTTGATCAGCGTGTCGGCGTCCGTGCGCGACCAGCGGAGCATATGGTCGGTAAACTCCACGGCGGATGAATTGCGGTCGGTCTTGGGTTTCAACAGGATGTCTTCAACGCCATCCGAATAGAAGACGACCTTGTCGCCCGCCGCCAGTTTGACGGTCGTTTCCTCGAATTCTGCCGGAATGTCCGGCACGCCGAGCAGTCCGCCGACGGCGCGGATTTCCGTCATTTCGCCGTCGGCCTTGATCCACAGCGGGTACGGGTGCCCGCCGCGGGCCATGCGCAGCTCGAACGTGCGCGAATCGATGGTGGCGTAGGCGGCCGTCAGAAACTGACAATTCGGCAGCTTCTGGCGAACCAGGCAGTCGTTCAGCGTCTCGATCGCCTCGCCCGGCGTCACGAAGCGATAGCCGCCGGCCTCGATGCGCTTGGTGATCATCGACTGCTGCACGAACATCGTCAGCAGCCCGGCGGCGACGCCGTGCCCCATCGCATCGGCGATGAAGACGCCGGCCTGGTGCGAGTCAATCCGCGCCACGTCGTAGATGTCGCCGCTGACCCAGCTCGCCGGGCGATACAGCGTCGCGAATCGCAGCGGCGGGAGGCTGGGCATGACGCGCGGCAGAAAGTCGCGCTGCAGCCGTCCGGCCAGGCGCATCTCCTGACCGATCTCACCGAAATACTTGTTCATGTGATCGCCGAGCCGCTGGAAATGCTGCAGCTCGCGCTCGAGGCGGTGGACCAGCGGCGCGTAGCGAGCCAGCTCGCTGAGCCGGCCGATGAGCTCGTCGAAACTCACGTCGGCGGGGATGGACTCGATCAGGCTGTTGGCCGGCATGGGGAGTTGAGTGGGATCGCCCCACACCAGCGTGGTCACCTGCCGCTGCTCGAGCGACTCGATCATCGCCGTCAGCGCTGCGGGGTCTTCGCACGGACCGTCGCTGCCCAGTACGACCACCGCCAGGTCGCCATCGCGATGGCCGCCCGCGTGCTCAATCCCGATCTGGGTGGCGCGGAAGCCGCGCTGCTCGAGCCGCAAACGGACCTCGGCGGCCCGTTCGGGGAGCGCATCCCATAACAGTACGTTCGCACCCGAAGTGACCACTGTCGCTCCCATCTTCAACGTGTGCGCGGAGTTGGTCCGCAGCGCGCCGGGCGGCGCAGTTTCCGGGCCTTGTCCGTGGCTTCGTCGTCCTATGGAGTAGTCTTGAATACGTCGGACGGGATGGTGAGCCGGTCGCCTTCCTTTACCCCCAATCGCGCCAAAGTTCCCTGCTTGAGCTCGAGCGCAAACATGGCCGGTTCGATGGAGGGAAAGGTCTGAAGCGTCTGCGGCGGCATCTGCCAGATCTTGACGATCGTGCCGTCGAAGCGGGCGTAGGCGATGTCGAGCGGGGCGATGGTGTTGAGCATCCAGAAGCCCAGCATCCGCTCATCCGGAAAGACGAACAGCATGCCCTGGTCGTCGTCGATTTCGCTGCTGGGGACGAACATCAGCCCCTCGCTCTGCCGCGGGACATCCAGCGCCAGCCAGACGCGCAGCACGTGGCCGTTGACCGTGACGGTGGACGTGGGCAGCGAATCCAACGGAAACTCCCGGCTCTTGTTGCTGGCGCGGTCCGAAGCAGGCTGCGAGGTAGAGCGCGTGGAAGACGCGATGCAGCCGCTCAGCATCGCCAGCGCACAGGCAAGCGGCGCGATCCAATCGCAAATGCGGCGCTGCACGGTCTCAAGTCGGGCCGCGGTCGAGGTGAACGGCGCTCGGTGCACGCATCTCTCCGGTGGGTCGCCCACAATGGCGATAGCCTGTCCCAGCGGCCCTGCCGGGTCAAGCCGGCGGTTCGTTTGGGTGCGTGACAGGTTTGGCGGGGTCGCGGTCCGAGCCCCAAGCGCGAGCGCGCGGGCGTTTGTGCGAGTGTGACGCAGCCCTGAAAACGCCCACGCGCTCGCGCTTGGGGCTCGGACCCAGTGCGCCGGCGCCGCAGGCGCGGCCCCCACTTGAAAGCCGTCGCGGGCACGAGCAATATCCCACCTTTGGGAGTCCCCCGACATGCCCGCTGCCATCCTCGACGGCGCCGCCTACGCCGCTGAAATCCGCGCCGAAGTGACCGCCGGCGTGGCGGCGTTTGAGGCCGAGCACCGCGATATCAAGCTCTGCGCCGTCCTCGTCGGCGACGACCAGCCCAGCCGGCTCTACTCCGAATCGCAGCGGAAGCAGTGCGCCGGCGTCGGCGTGGATTACGAACTGATCGAGCTGCCGGCGACGACCACGCAGGCGCAGCTTGACGCCACGATCCAGCGCCTGAACGCCGACCCCGCCTGCACGGGGATCATCCTCCAGCTTCCGCTTCCATCGGGGCTGGACGCGTCGATCGCCCAATACCGGATCGACCCGTACAAGGACGTGGAAGGCGTCAACCCGGCGAACATCGGTCTGCTCTTCTACGGCCAGCCGATCATCGCACCCTGCACGGCCCTGGCCGTGACGGAGATCATTCGTCGCAGCGGCGTCGTGCTGCGCGGGGCGCATGCGGTGGTCGTCGGACAGAGCCGCATCGTCGGCAAGCCCACCACGATGTTCCTGCTCGAAAACATGGCTACGGTAACCGGTTGTCACATCGCCACGCACGACCTGCCGGAGCACACCAGGACGGCCGACGTCCTGGTTGTCGCCATCGGCAAGCCGCGGGCCATCGGAGCGGCGTACGTGAAGCCCGGCGCCGTGGTAGTCGATGTCGGCATCAACCGCGTCGACGATCGCGGCGCGGACGGCGCCGTGCAGCGAAAAACCGTCGGCGATGTGGATTTCGACGCCGTCCGGCAGATCGCCGGCGCGATCACGCCCGTACCCGGCGGGGTCGGCCCGGTGACGGTCGCCATGCTGCTGCGCAATACGGTCGAGGCCGCCCGAAAACAACTCGCCCGCCGACTGTGAGGGCGGCGTGGGTGCCTGTCCGAACCCGCCGCGCCAAGCGGCGGGTTGACGATCGTACGCGAGCGGCGCCTCATGGCGCCGGGGACGTCACCCCGCCGCTTGGCGCGGCGGGTTCGGACAGACAGACACGGCCGCGGCGGGTTCGGACGGATGCGCCGGCCGAGCCTGCCAAACTCCATGGTCACACCGCGAAACGTCTCCATCGTCTGCATTGCTTGTCAGAATCCCGCCGATCGGAGACCATGGCTGCCGGCGTGGCGTCATGCGCGCAAAGCCGGGCGCGCATCGCCGATCGCCCGATGAAACCAACGGTCGAGTGAATGTCCTCCACGACTCCTCAATCCACGCCCGGTGCAACGACCGACGCCGTCCGCTCCGAGTGGATCATGCCGGAGCTGCCCACGCCGCCGCACGGCTGGCTGCTCTTCAGCGAGGAGTATCTGCTGCGGTTCTTTCAGCGGCGCTACGGCAGCGGAGAGCCGGTCGTTCGTTCGCCGGGATGGGTGGCGCTGGCCGGGCTTGTGCGCGGCGTGATGGCCGCCGTACAGGCGCTCATCATGCTGCTGTCCGTCATTCCGATCATCAACTTCGGAATGGAGGCCACGGCGACGCATTTTCCGCGCGGCGGGATCGGCTTTTTTCTGCGCGGCGCGTACTGGAAGACGCGGCTGCGCCACCTGGGGCAGGACACGCTGATCGATCGCGGCGTTGAAATCTGGGGTGGACGCAACATCAGCATCGGCGCCCGCTGTCACATCGACACGTACGCGCGCCTGGCCGCGGGCGAGCCGCGAATCGGCCAGAAGGGCCACATCTCGATCGGCGACTACACGCACATCGGCCCGTCGAGCCACATCGCCGGGCGCGGCGGAGTGGACATCGGACGCGGCGTGGCCGTGCAGGCCGAAGTGCATATCTACAGCGCGACGAACACGTTTCTTCACCCGCGACGCCCGCGGCACCTGGTCAGCTTCTCGCACGTTTCCCCGCTGGAGCTGCAACACATCGCCGAGGCGCCGGTGCGCATCGGCGACTACGCGATGATCGGGCTGGCGTGCCTGCTGCTTCCGGGGGCCGTTATCGGCGAGGGCGGAATCGTCCATCCGTGGACGCAGGTTTCAAAGGAGTTTCCGCCGCTGGCGAACGTGGTCGGCCCCGGGCGCGGCCGGCAGAGAGGCTGGCGCCAGCCGCCCTCCATCACGCCGCCGCCGACGTGATGTGCTCCGATCCGTCCGCACGCGCCGCGACGGGGTGACGACCGCAGCTTGTGGGGCGCCGATCGCTGACGATCGTCAACCCGCCGCTTGGCGCGGCGGGTTCGGAAGGACGCGGCGGACCGGCCGACCGGCGGCTTGACCCGCTCGCGGAGTGCCAGCTACGATTCACGGTCGTCCCGAGGCTCTGAAGCTCATTCTGGCGCGGTTTTCGGGGCGAATCTCGCAGGATTTTCGGCGCGACGGAGCTGCCTGACCTCATGATCGTCGATTGTCATACGCAGATCTGGGATGCCAGCGTGCAACTCGGGAGGGCCGCGCCCACCATGATGGTGCAGCCCGTGCAGGCCGACGCCGTGCGGCATTTGCAGGCGGTTCTGCCGGTGGATCGCGCCATCGTGCTGGCCTTCAAGAGTCGCTACCTGGGGGCCGAGATTCCGAATCGCTTCGTCGCCGGCTACGTGCAGCAGAACAGCAAGAAGCTGATCGGTTTTGCCGGCATCGATCCGACCGAGCGCGACTGGCTGGAAGAGCTGCGCATCGCCCACGAAGAACTGGGGCTGAAAGGCGTCGCCGTCTCGCCCGCACTGCAGAATTACCACCCGACCGACACGCGCGCCATGCGGCTGTACGAGGAATGCCAGCGGCGGCGCATGCCGATCGTCTTCGAGCAGAGCCATCGCAACGCCGCGGCGAAAATGGAATTCGCCAAGCCGATGCTGCTCGATGAGGTGGCCCGCGAGT contains:
- the rsbP_2 gene encoding Phosphoserine phosphatase RsbP, with amino-acid sequence MVTSGANVLLWDALPERAAEVRLRLEQRGFRATQIGIEHAGGHRDGDLAVVVLGSDGPCEDPAALTAMIESLEQRQVTTLVWGDPTQLPMPANSLIESIPADVSFDELIGRLSELARYAPLVHRLERELQHFQRLGDHMNKYFGEIGQEMRLAGRLQRDFLPRVMPSLPPLRFATLYRPASWVSGDIYDVARIDSHQAGVFIADAMGHGVAAGLLTMFVQQSMITKRIEAGGYRFVTPGEAIETLNDCLVRQKLPNCQFLTAAYATIDSRTFELRMARGGHPYPLWIKADGEMTEIRAVGGLLGVPDIPAEFEETTVKLAAGDKVVFYSDGVEDILLKPKTDRNSSAVEFTDHMLRWSRTDADTLINSIGDHLDRQEGSLHPADDVTVVVVEVER
- a CDS encoding Amidohydrolase yields the protein MIVDCHTQIWDASVQLGRAAPTMMVQPVQADAVRHLQAVLPVDRAIVLAFKSRYLGAEIPNRFVAGYVQQNSKKLIGFAGIDPTERDWLEELRIAHEELGLKGVAVSPALQNYHPTDTRAMRLYEECQRRRMPIVFEQSHRNAAAKMEFAKPMLLDEVAREFPGLRIVVAHMGYPWVHETIVLLGKHAHVFADVASMLRHPFIAYGSLQSAFEYGVLERLLFGSDFPYRSPAACIEALYSINQITHGTNLPPIAREHLRGIVERDTLQLLGIEGKPAAPAAGGADHA
- the folD gene encoding Tetrahydrofolate dehydrogenase/cyclohydrolase, with protein sequence MPAAILDGAAYAAEIRAEVTAGVAAFEAEHRDIKLCAVLVGDDQPSRLYSESQRKQCAGVGVDYELIELPATTTQAQLDATIQRLNADPACTGIILQLPLPSGLDASIAQYRIDPYKDVEGVNPANIGLLFYGQPIIAPCTALAVTEIIRRSGVVLRGAHAVVVGQSRIVGKPTTMFLLENMATVTGCHIATHDLPEHTRTADVLVVAIGKPRAIGAAYVKPGAVVVDVGINRVDDRGADGAVQRKTVGDVDFDAVRQIAGAITPVPGGVGPVTVAMLLRNTVEAARKQLARRL
- the vioB gene encoding dTDP-4-amino-4,6-dideoxy-D-glucose acyltransferase, translating into MPELPTPPHGWLLFSEEYLLRFFQRRYGSGEPVVRSPGWVALAGLVRGVMAAVQALIMLLSVIPIINFGMEATATHFPRGGIGFFLRGAYWKTRLRHLGQDTLIDRGVEIWGGRNISIGARCHIDTYARLAAGEPRIGQKGHISIGDYTHIGPSSHIAGRGGVDIGRGVAVQAEVHIYSATNTFLHPRRPRHLVSFSHVSPLELQHIAEAPVRIGDYAMIGLACLLLPGAVIGEGGIVHPWTQVSKEFPPLANVVGPGRGRQRGWRQPPSITPPPT